One window of Brachybacterium ginsengisoli genomic DNA carries:
- a CDS encoding HAD-IA family hydrolase has product MTLPPDPAADRADDRAGDSGAVPSLPLRASVLLLDMDGTLIDSGPAVERSWNTLFAELGTDLEFGAQQHGMPARQVLGQVLPDLGEEELTAAHRRIEELEISDVDGIVVLPGTERLLAELDAAAEQLGRPTWTIVTSCTAPLFEARWARTGLPVPAGLVTADQVSNGKPHPEPYLLGAERLGVEPSAAVVVEDSLGGLRAGAAAGSRTVAVTSTTPAGDLAPLADALVTSLDDLEIRIDGNELLLSRRGG; this is encoded by the coding sequence ATGACGCTGCCTCCGGACCCCGCCGCCGACCGAGCTGACGACCGCGCCGGAGACAGCGGCGCCGTGCCCTCCCTGCCGCTGCGCGCCTCTGTGCTGCTGCTGGACATGGACGGCACCCTCATCGACTCCGGGCCCGCGGTGGAGCGGTCCTGGAACACGCTCTTCGCCGAGCTCGGCACCGACCTCGAGTTCGGGGCGCAGCAGCACGGCATGCCCGCCCGGCAGGTCCTCGGGCAGGTCCTCCCGGATCTGGGGGAGGAGGAGCTGACGGCGGCTCACCGGAGGATCGAGGAGCTCGAGATCTCGGACGTGGACGGGATCGTGGTGCTCCCGGGCACGGAGCGGCTGCTCGCCGAGCTGGACGCCGCCGCCGAGCAGCTCGGTCGGCCCACCTGGACGATCGTCACCTCCTGCACGGCCCCGCTCTTCGAGGCGCGTTGGGCCCGCACCGGGCTCCCGGTCCCCGCAGGGCTCGTCACGGCGGACCAGGTCAGCAACGGCAAGCCGCATCCCGAGCCCTATCTCCTGGGCGCCGAGCGCCTCGGCGTCGAGCCGTCCGCCGCCGTCGTGGTCGAGGACTCCCTCGGCGGCCTGCGGGCGGGGGCGGCCGCCGGATCACGCACCGTCGCGGTGACCAGCACCACGCCCGCAGGGGACCTCGCTCCGCTCGCGGACGCGCTGGTCACCTCCCTGGACGACCTCGAGATCCGCATCGACGGGAACGAGCTCCTGCTCTCCCGCCGCGGCGGATGA